The Mercurialis annua linkage group LG8, ddMerAnnu1.2, whole genome shotgun sequence genome window below encodes:
- the LOC126659550 gene encoding uncharacterized protein LOC126659550: MAPTIFQVNPLNTSLFINNFFACNYDYQLSFIFLLLLLAARTIMKFEDYLMQQSDHEKQKRLDLQEEVGKLKGKLKDEEAINKVLHSALHGPVSAHPCLTSLLPPQVQCLLSELSTVEDEIIWLERKVDELKLSLYHERKQTEKWKPQKKHHRKLRHLPPIKPENPSGSGAFDDDLNRQLSRSQHHNHSRKEKMKLRRASFGSADELWGLISTNSTHEEKSRRRRMRKEPNELSEELIKCLISIYLDLNQLPQSNKQESAVVPKLSLSCMNSKGSKNSFNCKASMFQFNDNMSNIDPYGIMPDFDSTTRDIGPYKDFIQITRNSIDFSRFSEQTGKLRALMHTLGKVDLTILTYKQKLAFWINIYNACIMHAFLEHGLPSSHDELLAIMNKGVLNVGGIVLNALAIEHFILRYPCETKQGPPDEKEMLLRNAYGLGYPEPNVTFALCRGTWSSPALRVYTPEEVVNELEKAKVEYLEASVGITSKKKIVIPKILKWHMKDFADDMDSLLEWIYSQLPRSGSLKRLMMECLMGETKSISTKIEQIQPYGSQFRYLLPL, translated from the exons ATGGCACCCACGATCTTCCAAGTCAACCCTCTCAATACATCTCTttttattaacaatttttttgcTTGCAATTATGATTATCAACTCtcctttatttttcttcttcttcttctcgcCGCTCGAACAATTATGAAATTTGAAGACTATCTAATGCAACAAAGTGATCATGAAAAGCAGAAAAGACTTGATCTTCAAGAAGag GTTGGGAAATTGAAaggaaaattaaaagatgaagaAGCTATAAATAAGGTTTTGCATTCTGCACTTCATGGTCCAGTTTCTGCTCATCCATGCCTTACCTCTTTGCTTCCACCGCAA GTTCAATGTTTGCTTTCAGAACTATCAACGGTGGAGGATGAAATCATATGGCTAGAGAGAAAAGTTGATGAACTGAAACTGAGCTTATACCATGAAAGAAAACAGACTGAGAAATGGAAGCCACAAAAGAAACATCACAGAAAACTGAGGCACTTGCCTCCCATAAAACCCGAAAACCCGTCGGGGTCGGGCGCCTTCGACGACGATTTAAATCGGCAGCTATCGAGATCACAACATCATAATCATTCCAGAAAGGAGAAAATGAAACTCAGAAGAGCTTCTTTTGGTTCTGCTGATGAATTGTGGGGTTTGATTTCCACAAATTCTACTC ATGAAGAAAAATCGAGAAGACGAAGAATGCGAAAGGAACCGAATGAATTATCAGAAGAATTAATCAAATGCTTAATAAGCATATATCTTGATTTAAATCAGTTACCGCAGAGTAATAAACAAGAATCAGCCGTGGTTCCGAAGCTTAGCTTATCCTGCATGAATTCGAAAGGCTCAAAAAACTCATTCAATTGTAAAGCTTCAATGTTCCAATTCAATGACAACATGTCAAATATTGATCCTTATGGCATTATGCCAGATTTCGACAGCACAACCCGAGACATTGGACCGTACAAGGACTTCATCCAGATTACACGAAACTCGATAGACTTCAGTCGGTTTTCAGAGCAGACCGGAAAATTAAG gGCTTTGATGCATACATTAGGTAAGGTTGATTTGACAATCTTGACCTACAAGCAGAAGTTAGCATTTTGGATAAATATATACAATGCCTGCATAATGCAT GCATTTCTAGAACACGGCCTACCTTCCTCGCACGACGAACTGTTGGCAATTATGAACAAG GGTGTACTGAATGTCGGCGGGATAGTACTGAATGCTTTAGCTATCGAGCATTTCATTCTACGGTATCCATGCGAAACAAAGCAA GGTCCTCCGGATGAGAAAGAAATGCTACTTCGGAATGCTTATGGTTTAGGGTACCCCGAACCGAACGTCACATTTGCTCTTTGCCGGGGCACTTGGTCATCCCCAGCG TTAAGAGTGTATACCCCAGAAGAGGTGGTGAATGAATTAGAGAAAGCAAAAGTGGAGTATTTAGAAGCTTCAGTTGGGATTACTAGCAAGAAAAAGATTGTGATTCCTAAGATTTTGAAATGGCACATGAAAGATTTTGCAGATGACATGGACTCACTGTTAGAATGGATATATAGCCAACTACCGCGGTCTGGATCCCTGAAGAGATTGATGATGGAGTGTCTGATGGGAGAAACGAAATCTATTTCGACAAAAATTGAACAAATTCAACCTTACGGATCCCAGTTCCGCTACCTGTTGCCCTTGTAA
- the LOC126661102 gene encoding protein NRT1/ PTR FAMILY 2.3-like, with translation MEETEEITNGETSVGRGGGDANCLLSATWMAFAVSSYGVSVNLLVFLMFEYNIKSSIAIQICSLIYGCVSMVVIAGLAADYSFFDSPIMTIFSFISLLGMVVLTQVHAPPETPSKYQFGLLLVCIALGLLGFIALINPYGFMRRDQFDKPQTFSRVSGKDVSKDVFVVSIVTLICYVEEKLGWGLGFAICCLVNAMGLVLFLYGIFSFRTTIRISSKNYRVRVDKLFSCEDEDEVKYLIKFIPLFLTDIFLQASDNMFNFLITLQALTMNRHIGPDFRMPASCFGFFSVPTEFLLVAIIDFVIASRCKKLKISLGVGLTHVLTILTLVASALIESRRLDQLTNNSSSMSALWLIVPEAVSGFKYGFHSRGHRRMYCRKWPVEGISDVVMRKFSLAMGYFVSIIIIQLFVQFTGWLPHNINDGRLDYVYWMLAAMGCLNFAFHLIFTKSFEFPTFKFQAGNDEAS, from the exons atggaAGAAACGGAAGAAATAACAAATGGAGAAACATCAGTAGGAAGAGGAGGCGGGGACGCTAATTGCCTACTTTCTG CAACTTGGATGGCATTCGCAGTATCAAGTTATGGGGTGTCAGTCAATTTATTAGTGTTTTTGATGTTTGAGTACAATATAAAGAGCAGCATCGCCATTCAAATCTGTAGTTTGATTTACGGTTGCGTTTCTATGGTTGTAATTGCCGGACTTGCTGCAGATTATTCCTTCTTCGACTCACCTATTATGACAATTTTTTCCTTCATTTCCTTACTC GGTATGGTTGTGCTAACGCAAGTACATGCGCCGCCTGAAACCCCATCAAAATATCAATTTGGATTGCTCTTGGTGTGCATAGCACTGGGTTTATTAGGATTTATAGCCCTAATTAATCCTTATGGATTTATGAGAAGAGATCAGTTTGATAAGCCACAAACTTTTAGTCGGGTCTCTGGTAAAGATGTTTCTAAGGATGTTTTCGTAGTAAGTATTGTCACGCTTATCTGTTATGTAGAAGAAAAGTTAGGTTGGGGTTTAGGGTTTGCGATTTGTTGCCTCGTTAATGCGATGGGATTAGTCCTTTTTTTGTATGgaattttttcatttagaaCCACTATTAGGATTTCATCAAAAAATTATCGGGTTCGAGTGGATAAATTATTTAGTTGTGAAGACGAAGACGAAGTCAAATACTTGATTAAATTTATCCCATTGTTTTTGACCGACATTTTCTTGCAAGCCTCTGATAATATGTTCAACTTCCTAATAACTCTTCAAGCCCTAACTATGAACAGGCACATCGGACCGGACTTCAGAATGCCAGCAAGTTGTTTCGGATTCTTCTCGGTACCAACTGAATTTCTTTTGGTAGCTATCATCGACTTTGTCATAGCCTCACGATGTAAGAAACTAAAAATCTCCTTAGGTGTCGGATTAACCCATGTCTTGACCATCCTCACTCTCGTAGCATCTGCTTTGATCGAGTCCCGAAGGCTCGATCAACTCACAAACAACTCCAGTTCGATGTCGGCCTTATGGCTCATAGTACCCGAAGCAGTATCAGGGTTTAAGTATGGATTTCATTCCAGAGGACACAGAAGAATGTACTGTCGAAAATGGCCAGTAGAAGGAATAAGTGATGTTGTTATGCGTAAATTCTCACTTGCAATGGGATATTTTGTGAGcataataattattcaattattCGTTCAATTCACAGGCTGGCTGCCTCATAATATTAATGATGGAAGATTGGATTATGTGTATTGGATGTTGGCAGCGATGGGGTGCCTCAACTTTGCGTTCCATTTAATTTTTACCAAGAGCTTTGAGTTTCCAACTTTTAAGTTCCAAGCTGGTAATGACGAAGCTTCATAA